Proteins encoded together in one Micromonospora auratinigra window:
- a CDS encoding ATP-binding cassette domain-containing protein: protein MRLLRDLWATAPRRMAVVALLVVIGAGGQAAASALAGPVLVQRSAGWFVALAVALVAAVVSDLVIGLVMARLTADWSADVRRRLCRVALGQDLPTLETTPVGELLDRIDNDVYQVASELRNTGVRLAQGLAVCALATVSALVVWWPAGVGMVLLTVLLVVLLRRPTARIGPARMAEEEAWSDLAAVMEEAVHGQDDVRTSLAQPYVLRLYARRAAEVLARGKRVFLMSAKVTTVAAGGIRAGIAGVVLAGAWALSTGRVDGTRLTAIWLLAIAFGATVEHIARWVPHLQYALGAWARVQLLTDARQEPAGGADPADGDLTVRGLTFHYPVSADAERGPALRDVRLTFARGRSYALVGRTGSGKSTLAKVLTRAVEVPAGTVFLGDADLVDLDVEALRRWIAVVPQRTEILAGTLAENVALFDPDLLDDATRALGELGLTGWLAELPDGVHTRLGEGGYVLSAGQEQLVAFARILVRDPRVVILDEATARLDPVTETRVRQATERLLTDRIGIVIAHRLSSVRRCDEVVVMADGAVVEAGPLRESARFAELLAHSQAAAYAPAGAGRGGVDLLPAPGGELPSGADREWDGEPAGNAATSQVVAVPRTDPPPLPPDPPARTMREIFRLGLNDPRYGLASVAMFLVMILVGLDGSVLPWLWADVVDGGDPWLPALGIAAGLLLVLPLPFLTNVRFPQWWVRQMLRISARLVHGQTGPRRVSGHTPAEVVAQGGDTDRVVQLADNLMDQFIALFLLVSMVVVTGSVVPGLFFVGTMVLSGLVSILFAPRLERTARGTVKARAAFATALVSALSAARTVKLAGATRPVLDHLARLDVVRSERQRREIAMQVWARSTPSLASGLLPIGAWALYLAGGLSAGGVLVAVSTLGAARWFAWTTASLVSQYPSARVWTRRTVAMCGEAAYSATVPGMDIGAGTSPAPVPAPRRPLRRLQLAGFGALHTDGTLAVRDVDLTVERGQLVLVVGPVGAGKSSLLRALAGIVHHTGALRWNDEPVTEPELFLRPNQVGYVGQLPRVLSGTVADNIALGHPVDAADAVSTAQLDHDLAAAGGGLGLLIGHKGTRLSGGQLQRLALARALAPRTELLVADDVSSALDVTTELALWAALREHGVTVVGSTAKRAALVRADHVVVLVDGTVAAQGPWSDLEPRWSHLAG from the coding sequence GTGCGCCTGCTCCGAGATCTGTGGGCCACCGCGCCCCGCCGTATGGCCGTCGTGGCGCTGCTCGTCGTCATCGGCGCCGGCGGCCAGGCGGCCGCGTCCGCGCTGGCCGGCCCCGTGCTGGTGCAGCGCTCGGCGGGCTGGTTCGTGGCGCTCGCCGTCGCGCTGGTCGCCGCCGTGGTCAGCGACCTGGTGATCGGGCTGGTGATGGCCCGGCTCACCGCCGACTGGTCGGCCGACGTGCGCCGCCGGCTCTGCCGGGTGGCGCTCGGGCAGGACCTGCCCACCCTGGAGACCACCCCGGTCGGCGAGCTGCTCGACCGGATCGACAACGACGTCTACCAGGTCGCCTCCGAGCTGCGCAACACCGGCGTACGGCTGGCGCAGGGGCTGGCCGTCTGTGCCCTGGCCACGGTCAGCGCGCTCGTCGTGTGGTGGCCGGCCGGCGTCGGCATGGTGCTGCTGACCGTGCTGCTCGTCGTCCTGCTGCGCCGGCCGACCGCCCGGATCGGCCCGGCCCGGATGGCCGAGGAGGAGGCCTGGTCGGACCTCGCCGCGGTGATGGAGGAGGCCGTCCACGGCCAGGACGACGTGCGGACCAGCCTCGCCCAGCCGTACGTGCTACGGCTCTACGCCCGGCGGGCCGCCGAGGTGCTGGCCCGGGGCAAGCGGGTGTTCCTGATGTCGGCGAAGGTCACCACCGTCGCCGCCGGCGGGATCCGGGCCGGGATCGCCGGGGTGGTCCTCGCCGGGGCGTGGGCGCTGTCCACCGGCCGGGTCGACGGCACCCGGCTGACCGCGATCTGGCTGCTGGCGATCGCCTTCGGCGCGACCGTGGAGCACATCGCCCGCTGGGTGCCGCACCTGCAGTACGCGCTCGGCGCCTGGGCGCGGGTGCAGCTGCTCACCGACGCCCGGCAGGAGCCCGCCGGCGGGGCCGACCCGGCCGACGGTGACCTGACCGTCCGGGGGCTCACCTTCCACTACCCGGTCTCCGCCGACGCCGAGCGGGGCCCGGCGCTGCGCGACGTCCGGCTCACCTTCGCCCGGGGCCGCTCGTACGCCCTGGTCGGGCGGACCGGGTCCGGCAAGTCGACGCTGGCCAAGGTGCTCACCCGGGCGGTGGAGGTGCCCGCCGGCACCGTCTTCCTCGGCGACGCCGACCTCGTCGACCTGGACGTCGAGGCGCTGCGCCGGTGGATCGCCGTGGTGCCGCAGCGCACCGAGATCCTCGCCGGCACGCTCGCCGAGAACGTCGCCCTCTTCGACCCCGACCTGCTCGACGACGCCACCCGGGCGCTGGGCGAGCTGGGGCTGACCGGCTGGCTCGCCGAGCTGCCCGACGGGGTGCACACCCGGCTCGGCGAGGGCGGGTACGTGCTCTCCGCCGGGCAGGAGCAGCTGGTGGCGTTCGCCCGGATCCTGGTCCGGGACCCGCGGGTGGTGATCCTCGACGAGGCCACCGCCCGGCTCGACCCGGTCACCGAGACCCGGGTCCGGCAGGCCACCGAGCGGCTGCTCACCGACCGGATCGGCATCGTCATCGCGCACCGGCTCAGTTCGGTGCGGCGCTGCGACGAGGTGGTGGTGATGGCCGACGGTGCGGTGGTCGAGGCCGGCCCGCTGCGCGAGTCGGCCCGCTTCGCCGAGCTGCTGGCGCACAGCCAGGCCGCCGCGTACGCCCCGGCCGGCGCGGGACGCGGCGGGGTGGACCTGCTGCCCGCCCCGGGCGGGGAGCTGCCGTCCGGTGCGGACCGGGAATGGGACGGCGAGCCGGCGGGGAACGCGGCGACGTCGCAGGTGGTGGCCGTACCCCGGACCGACCCGCCGCCGCTGCCGCCCGACCCGCCCGCGCGGACCATGCGGGAGATCTTCCGCCTGGGCCTGAACGACCCGCGCTACGGCCTGGCCTCGGTGGCCATGTTCCTGGTCATGATCCTGGTCGGGCTGGACGGCTCGGTGCTGCCCTGGCTCTGGGCGGACGTGGTCGACGGCGGTGACCCGTGGCTGCCGGCGCTCGGCATCGCCGCCGGGCTGCTGCTGGTGCTGCCGCTGCCCTTCCTGACCAACGTGCGCTTCCCGCAGTGGTGGGTACGGCAGATGCTGCGGATCAGCGCGCGGCTGGTGCACGGGCAGACCGGCCCGCGCCGGGTCAGCGGGCACACCCCGGCCGAGGTGGTGGCGCAGGGCGGCGACACCGACCGGGTGGTGCAGCTCGCCGACAACCTGATGGACCAGTTCATCGCGCTGTTCCTGCTGGTCAGCATGGTCGTGGTGACCGGCAGCGTGGTGCCGGGGCTGTTCTTCGTCGGCACCATGGTCCTCTCCGGACTGGTGTCGATCCTGTTCGCGCCCCGGCTGGAACGGACCGCCCGGGGCACCGTGAAGGCGCGGGCCGCGTTCGCCACCGCCCTGGTCTCCGCGCTGTCGGCGGCCCGTACGGTGAAACTGGCCGGCGCCACCCGCCCGGTGCTGGACCACCTGGCCCGGCTGGACGTGGTGCGCAGCGAGCGGCAGCGCCGGGAGATCGCCATGCAGGTCTGGGCGCGGTCCACCCCGTCGCTGGCCAGCGGTCTGCTGCCGATCGGCGCGTGGGCGCTCTACCTGGCCGGCGGGCTCTCCGCCGGTGGGGTGCTGGTCGCCGTCTCCACCCTCGGCGCGGCCCGCTGGTTCGCCTGGACCACCGCGTCGCTGGTGTCGCAGTACCCGTCGGCGCGGGTGTGGACCCGGCGGACCGTGGCCATGTGCGGGGAGGCCGCCTACTCGGCCACCGTGCCGGGCATGGACATCGGGGCCGGCACCTCGCCCGCGCCGGTGCCCGCGCCCCGGCGACCGCTGCGCCGGTTGCAGCTCGCCGGGTTCGGCGCGCTGCACACCGACGGCACGCTCGCCGTCCGCGACGTCGACCTGACCGTCGAGCGGGGACAGCTGGTGCTGGTGGTCGGGCCGGTCGGGGCCGGCAAGTCCTCGCTGCTGCGGGCGCTGGCCGGCATCGTGCACCACACCGGAGCGCTGCGCTGGAACGACGAGCCGGTGACCGAGCCGGAGCTGTTCCTGCGCCCCAACCAGGTCGGGTACGTGGGCCAGCTGCCCCGGGTGCTCTCCGGCACGGTCGCCGACAACATCGCGCTGGGGCACCCGGTGGACGCCGCCGACGCGGTGTCGACCGCCCAGCTCGACCACGACCTGGCCGCCGCCGGCGGCGGCCTGGGGCTGCTCATCGGGCACAAGGGCACCCGGCTCTCCGGCGGGCAGCTCCAGCGGCTGGCGCTGGCCCGGGCCCTCGCGCCGCGTACCGAGCTGCTGGTCGCCGACGACGTGTCGTCGGCGCTGGACGTGACCACGGAGCTGGCGCTCTGGGCGGCGCTGCGCGAGCACGGGGTGACCGTGGTCGGCTCGACGGCCAAGCGGGCCGCCCTGGTCCGCGCCGACCACGTGGTCGTCCTGGTCGACGGCACGGTCGCCGCCCAGGGCCCCTGGTCGGACCTGGAACCCCGCTGGTCCCACCTGGCCGGCTGA
- a CDS encoding NADH:flavin oxidoreductase/NADH oxidase: MSALFTPLTLRGVTLPNRVALAPMCQYSAGPDGLPTDWHHVHLGSRAAGGAGLVITEATAVVPEGRISPQDTGLWSDAHVDAWRPITAFVAGQGAVPAVQLAHAGFKASTYRPWAQQRGGVPDTEGGWSPVGPGDEPFLPDYRRPTALDEAGIAGVVEAFAVAAGRAVAAGFAAVELHAAHGYLLHEFLSPLTNHRTDGYGGDRAARMRLTLEVARAVRAAVGEAVPVLTRISATDWVDGGWTVEDSVALAGELAAAGVDLVDASSGGASAGASIPVGPGYQVPLAARIRREAGVPTGAVGLIVEPEQAEQIVAGGEADLVLLGRELLRDPYWPRRAAAKLGAEPYWPEQYRRAF; the protein is encoded by the coding sequence ATGAGTGCTCTGTTCACCCCGCTCACCCTGCGCGGCGTCACGCTGCCCAACCGGGTGGCGCTCGCCCCGATGTGCCAGTACAGCGCCGGCCCGGACGGCCTGCCCACCGACTGGCACCACGTCCACCTCGGCTCCCGCGCGGCCGGCGGGGCCGGCCTGGTCATCACCGAGGCCACCGCTGTGGTGCCCGAGGGGCGGATCAGCCCGCAGGACACCGGCCTCTGGTCCGACGCGCACGTGGATGCCTGGCGGCCGATCACCGCCTTCGTCGCCGGGCAGGGCGCGGTGCCGGCGGTCCAGCTGGCGCACGCCGGCTTCAAGGCGTCCACCTACCGGCCCTGGGCGCAGCAGCGCGGCGGGGTGCCCGACACCGAGGGCGGCTGGTCGCCGGTCGGCCCCGGCGACGAGCCGTTCCTGCCCGACTACCGCCGGCCCACCGCGCTCGACGAGGCCGGGATCGCCGGGGTGGTCGAGGCGTTCGCGGTGGCCGCCGGGCGGGCCGTGGCCGCCGGCTTCGCCGCGGTGGAGCTGCACGCCGCGCACGGCTACCTGCTGCACGAGTTCCTCTCCCCGCTGACCAACCACCGCACGGACGGCTACGGCGGCGACCGGGCCGCCCGGATGCGGCTCACCCTGGAGGTGGCCCGCGCGGTCCGCGCCGCGGTCGGCGAGGCGGTGCCGGTGCTGACCCGGATCTCGGCCACCGACTGGGTGGACGGCGGCTGGACCGTCGAGGACAGCGTCGCGCTCGCCGGTGAGCTGGCCGCCGCCGGGGTGGACCTGGTGGACGCCTCCTCGGGCGGGGCCTCGGCCGGGGCGAGCATCCCGGTGGGGCCCGGCTACCAGGTGCCGCTGGCCGCCCGGATCCGCCGCGAGGCGGGCGTGCCGACCGGCGCGGTCGGCCTGATCGTCGAGCCGGAGCAGGCCGAGCAGATCGTCGCCGGCGGCGAGGCCGACCTGGTGCTGCTGGGCCGGGAACTGCTGCGCGACCCGTACTGGCCGCGCCGCGCCGCCGCCAAGCTCGGCGCCGAGCCGTACTGGCCGGAGCAGTACCGCCGCGCCTTCTGA
- a CDS encoding dicarboxylate/amino acid:cation symporter, whose amino-acid sequence MRKIPFSVQILLGLVLGVALGFVARANDLAWLTSTLDTVGGLFVQLLKLAVPPLVFAAIVVSVVSLRGVANAARLALKTLLWFGITALIAVSIGLGLGLLVDPGKGVTLDLAGAAAPKKTGSWTDFLTGIVPTNPVGAFVEGNVLQIVFLALVVGAAALLIGEAAEPFVTFNKSVLAIVQKALWWVIRLAPIGTLGLIGNAVASYGWDLLAPLAKFTTAVYVGCAIVLLVVYPVLLLAAGRLNPLRFYAGAWPAIELAFVSRSSVGTMPVTQRSVERLGVPREYASFAVPFGATTKMDGCAAIYPALAAIFVAQVFGVQLGVTDYLLIAFVSVVGSAATAGLTGAIVMLTLTLSTLGLPLAGAGLLLAIDPILDMIRTATNVAGQAVVPTIVAAREGTLDRTAYDSAGNRDLVDAEEPDPVDADEPERLAPVPA is encoded by the coding sequence CTGCGCAAGATTCCCTTCTCCGTGCAGATCCTGCTCGGTCTCGTCCTCGGCGTCGCGCTCGGCTTCGTCGCCCGCGCCAACGACCTCGCCTGGCTGACCAGCACCCTCGACACCGTCGGCGGTCTCTTCGTCCAGCTGCTCAAGCTGGCCGTCCCGCCGCTGGTCTTCGCCGCCATCGTGGTCAGCGTGGTCAGCCTGCGCGGCGTGGCCAACGCGGCCCGGCTGGCCCTCAAGACGCTGCTCTGGTTCGGCATCACCGCGCTGATCGCGGTGAGCATCGGCCTCGGCCTGGGCCTGCTCGTCGACCCGGGCAAGGGCGTCACGCTCGACCTGGCCGGCGCCGCCGCGCCGAAGAAGACCGGTTCCTGGACCGACTTCCTCACCGGCATCGTCCCGACCAACCCGGTCGGCGCGTTCGTCGAGGGCAACGTCCTGCAGATCGTCTTCCTCGCCCTGGTGGTCGGCGCCGCCGCGCTGCTGATCGGCGAGGCCGCCGAGCCGTTCGTGACGTTCAACAAGTCGGTGCTGGCCATCGTGCAGAAGGCCCTCTGGTGGGTCATCCGGCTCGCCCCGATCGGCACCCTCGGCCTGATCGGCAACGCCGTCGCCTCGTACGGCTGGGACCTGCTGGCCCCGCTGGCCAAGTTCACCACCGCCGTCTACGTCGGCTGCGCGATCGTGCTCCTCGTGGTCTACCCGGTGCTGCTGCTGGCCGCCGGCCGGCTCAACCCGCTGCGCTTCTACGCCGGCGCGTGGCCCGCGATCGAGCTGGCCTTCGTCTCCCGCTCGTCGGTGGGCACCATGCCGGTGACCCAGCGCTCGGTCGAGCGGCTCGGCGTCCCCCGCGAGTACGCCTCCTTCGCCGTGCCGTTCGGCGCGACCACGAAGATGGACGGCTGCGCGGCGATCTACCCGGCGCTCGCGGCGATCTTCGTCGCGCAGGTCTTCGGGGTCCAGTTGGGCGTCACCGACTACCTGCTGATCGCCTTCGTCTCGGTGGTCGGCTCGGCGGCGACCGCCGGCCTGACCGGCGCCATCGTGATGCTCACCCTGACCCTGAGCACCCTGGGCCTGCCGCTGGCCGGCGCCGGCCTGCTGCTGGCGATCGACCCGATCCTGGACATGATCCGCACCGCCACCAACGTGGCCGGTCAGGCCGTCGTGCCGACCATCGTGGCGGCCCGCGAGGGCACCCTCGACCGGACCGCGTACGACTCGGCCGGCAACCGTGACCTGGTCGACGCCGAGGAGCCTGACCCGGTCGACGCCGACGAGCCCGAGCGGCTCGCCCCGGTCCCGGCCTGA